One region of Candidatus Eisenbacteria bacterium genomic DNA includes:
- a CDS encoding phosphate butyryltransferase, translating to MSSDNTLRTFEELRLRARESGPKRVAVVVADDEVALTAISLAVEQGIAEAVLVGDGKKIRGKAEALGLGALAARATFVAAAGPEEAAAAAVARVRGGEVDILLKGHLRTDQLLRAVLDKERGLRTGRTLSDVLLYEDVCSGGRRLVGITDGGLNVLPTLEQKREIVENALPVMRALGIDRPRVAVMSATEAVSEKLPSTVDARELTRMGEEGVFGDAEVYGPLALDNALLLSAAEAKGITSVVAGRADVMVVPNIEAGNLLGKGVKYLGGSACGHVIMGATVPVLIPSRVESAEDKLNAVALGVIIHAGA from the coding sequence ATGAGTTCCGACAATACGCTGCGGACTTTCGAGGAGTTGCGCCTCCGGGCGCGGGAGTCCGGCCCCAAGCGGGTCGCCGTCGTGGTCGCCGACGATGAGGTCGCCCTCACCGCGATCTCCCTCGCCGTGGAGCAGGGAATCGCCGAGGCGGTGCTGGTCGGCGACGGGAAGAAGATCCGCGGCAAGGCGGAGGCGCTCGGCCTCGGCGCCCTCGCGGCGCGCGCGACCTTTGTCGCCGCCGCCGGGCCGGAGGAGGCGGCCGCCGCCGCGGTCGCGCGGGTCCGCGGGGGGGAAGTGGACATCCTCCTCAAGGGGCATCTGCGCACCGACCAGCTCCTCCGCGCGGTGCTCGACAAGGAAAGGGGGCTTCGCACGGGGCGCACGCTCAGCGACGTGCTCCTCTACGAGGACGTCTGTTCCGGCGGGCGGCGCTTGGTGGGGATCACCGACGGCGGGCTGAACGTGCTCCCCACGCTGGAGCAGAAGAGGGAGATCGTCGAGAACGCCCTCCCGGTGATGCGCGCCCTCGGAATCGACCGCCCGCGGGTGGCGGTGATGAGCGCCACCGAGGCGGTCTCGGAGAAGCTCCCCTCGACGGTGGACGCCCGGGAGCTGACCCGCATGGGAGAGGAGGGGGTCTTCGGCGACGCCGAGGTCTACGGGCCCCTGGCGCTGGACAACGCGCTTCTCCTCTCCGCCGCCGAGGCGAAGGGGATCACCTCCGTCGTGGCGGGCCGGGCGGACGTCATGGTGGTGCCCAACATCGAGGCGGGCAACCTACTCGGTAAGGGAGTCAAGTATTTGGGTGGCAGCGCCTGCGGCCACGTCATCATGGGGGCCACGGTGCCGGTGCTGATCCCTTCCCGGGTGGAGAGCGCCGAGGACAAGCTGAACGCCGTCGCCTTGGGGGTAATCATCCATGCGGGAGCGTGA